One window of the Pempheris klunzingeri isolate RE-2024b chromosome 10, fPemKlu1.hap1, whole genome shotgun sequence genome contains the following:
- the LOC139208783 gene encoding RCC1 and BTB domain-containing protein 1-like produces MVDVTKWPIFSLMGPQELSAIRKACVFGTAANEAIYITNDDEVFVFGLNCSNCLGTGDSQSTIVPKKLDFLSGRKVVSLSYGSGPHILLATEDGELFAWGHNGYSQLGNGTTNQGVAPVLVSASLLNKKVTEVACGSHHSMALTDSGEVYAWGYNNCGQVGSGSTANQPTPRRVSSCLQNKVAVGIVCGQTSSLAVVDNGEVYGWGYNGNGQLGLGNNGNQLTPCRLVALQGLCVQQIVSGYAHSLALTDEGLLYAWGANTYGQLGTGNKSNQLSPVQIMTEKERIVEIAACHSSHTSAAKTQSGQVYMWGQCRGQSIILPHLTHFTCTDDVFACFATPSVMWRLLSMEHDDFLTVAQSLKKEFDNPETADLKFCIDGKYIYVHKAILKIRCEHFRSMFQSHWNEDMKEVIEIDQFSYPVYRSFLEFLYTDDVELPPEDAVGLLDLATSYCENRLKRLCQHIIKRGITVENAFTLLSAAVRYDAEDLEDFCFKFCVNHLTEVTQTAAFWQIDGNLLKDFICRASRCGAFKN; encoded by the exons ATGGTGGATGTAACCAAGTGGCCCATTTTCAGCCTGATGGGGCCCCAGGAGCTCTCAGCGATACGGAAAGCGTGCGTCTTTGGAACGGCTGCTAACGAGGCCATCTACATCACCAATGATGACGAG gtgtttgtgtttgggttGAACTGCAGTAACTGCCTGGGAACAGGGGACAGCCAGAGCACCATTGTCCCCAAGAAGCTGGACTTCCTAAGTGGGAGGAAGGTGGTCAGCCTGAGCTACGGCAGTGGACCCCACATCCTACTGGCCACAGAGG atggAGAGCTATTTGCCTGGGGCCATAATGGTTACAGCCAACTGGGAAATGGGACAACCAACCAAGGAGTAGCTCCAGTGCTCGTGTCTGCCAGCCTGCTCAATAAGAAGGTCACAGAGGTGGCCTGTGGCTCCCACCATTCAATGGCTCTGACTGACTCAGGAGAA gtgTATGCATGGGGCTACAACAACTGTGGTCAAGTGGGGTCAGGCTCCACTGCCAACCAGCCCACACCCCGCAGAGTGTCCAGCTGCCTGCAGAACAAAGTGGCTGTCGGCATCGTCTGCGGTCAGACCTCATCTTTGGCAGTAGTGGACAACGGAGAG GTGTACGGTTGGGGCTACAATGGGAACGGACAACTCGGACTAGGAAACAACGGGAATCAGCTCACTCCCTGTCGCCTTGTAGCTCTGCAGGGTTTATGTGTGCAGCAG ATTGTCTCAGGCTACGCCCACTCCCTGGCACTAACAGACGAGGGGTTGCTTTATGCTTGGGGTGCCAACACATACGGACAACTGGGCACCGGCAATAAGAGCAACCAGCTGAGCCCCGTTCAGATCATGACCGAGAAAGAGAG AATTGTAGAGATTGCTGCCTGTCACTCTTCACATACATCAGCTGCTAAGACCCAGAGTGGTCAGGTGTACATGTGGGGCCAGTGCAGGGGCCAGTCTATAATCCTTCCTCACCTCACGCACTTCACGTGCACAGATGACGTCTTCGCATGCTTCGCCACCCCCTCAGTCATGTGGAGGCTACTTTCCATGG AGCATGATGACTTCTTGACCGTGGCACAGTCTCTGAAGAAAGAGTTTGACAACCCAGAGACCGCTGACCTCAAGTTCTGCATTGACGGCAAATATATCTACGTCCACAAAGCAATTCTCAAAATTAG GTGTGAACACTTCAGATCAATGTTCCAGTCTCACTGGAATGAGGACATGAAGGAGGTGATTGAAATAGACCAGTTCTCCTACCCGGTGTACCGCTCCTTCCTGGAGTTCCTGTACACAGACGATGTGGAGTTACCTCCTGAGGACGCTGTTG GGCTGCTGGACTTGGCCACGTCGTATTGTGAGAACCGCCTGAAACGTCTGTGTCAGCATATCATAAAGAGAGGAATCACAGTTGAAAACGCCTTcaccctgctgtctgctgccgtGCGCTATGATGCAGAG GACCTGGAAGACTTCTGCTTTAAGTTCTGTGTGAATCACCTGACTGAGGTGACCCAGACCGCCGCTTTCTGGCAGATTGACGGCAACCTGCTCAAAGATTTCATATGCCGAGCCAGCCGCTGTGGAGCCTTCAAGAACTGA
- the phf11 gene encoding uncharacterized protein phf11 yields the protein MGHGHKLSCVLCQRADETKITGALSTKDQVTAHQNCLLFSSGIYCRNSPQFDDLFGFSVEDVKEEVKRGSKLLCSKCKKRGATAGCEVKRCKKSYHYPCAVQEGAKIFEDADQGNYGLYCINHCQQIQENGSPVNGCTSSFTKAQGSKSPNEAGPSKVFCLTCEKTEGNISLESLSNSIMMSYCDKHTPSSHKRKANDESTAAGSSLYSSDSNSSSSAKRSKRSLNLNGKQEGTPSKFKPKLWKRRISDDSFHSDEGNCDAEIEIFAPLEFDSDESANSVQDSHTGHHVIRGNSDCLCGPTTGNQLEDDRDGNANEDETIIHSESESESLLAPVVSRTESRPPSAASARLSPPTASRSHPRVMVEKEAEVVKRTIEVSSPERSPVQSTAGPSVPRWSTARPHPSPDRSKHRSVTGSPLCTRLAVSPSPPEAICLSRLSSTPSLVVLTSNPEPSMDSSSFWKSCNAAGCTHAIFADFINEMKDISGRIQSDRASKEDYNLALRVIEASGKLGDLVSKQQKELQRKQVELQKAAAAMRDVISALRR from the exons tTATTTTCCTCTGGTATTTATTGCCGGAACTCGCCACAGTTTGACGATCTGTTTGGTTTCTCTGTGGAGGatgtgaaggaggaggtgaaacGAGGAAGCAAACTG ctTTGTAGTAAGTGTAAGAAAAGGGGCGCCACCGCTGGGTGTGAAGTGAAACGGTGCAAGAAGTCGTACCACTACCCATGTGCTGTTCAAGAAGGAGCGAAGATATTTGAGGATGCAGACCAGGGGAATTATGG GCTGTACTGCATCAATCACTGCCAACAAATACAAG AAAACGGCAGCCCCGTAAACGGATGTACCTCCTCCTTCACAAAGGCCCAAGGATCCAAAAGTCCAAATGAAGCCGGACCATCGAAG GTGTTTTGTCTTACCTGTGAGAAAACGGAGGGAAATATAAGCTTGGAAAGTTTGTCTAATAGCATTATGAT gtcGTATTGTGACAAACATACTCCTTCATCACATAAGAGGAAGGCCAATG ATGAATCTACAGCAGCCGGATCGTCTTTGTACAGCAGCGACTCCAACTCATCCAGCAGTGCGAAGCGTTCTAAG AGATCATTGAATTTAAATGGCAA ACAGGAAGGGACCCCCTCTAAATTTAAACCTAAACTCTGGAAAAGGAGAATATctgatgattcttttcattcag ATGAAGGTAATTGTGATGCAGAAATTGAAATATTCGCCCCTTTAGAGTTTGATTCAGATGAAAGTGCGAACTCCGTTCAAGACTCCCAC ACCGGGCATCATGTGATCAG AGGCAACAGTGACTGTTTGTGTGGGCCCACCACAG GAAACCAGCTGGAGGATGACAGAGATGGAAATGCCAATGAAGATGAAACAATCATACATTCA gAATCCGAGTCGGAGAGTCTGCTGGCTCCTGTGGTGTCGCGTACGGAGTCTCGGCCACCATCAGCAGCAAGTGCTAGACTCTCTCCTCCGACTGCATCAAGGTCACATCCCAGAGTGatggtggagaaggaggcggaGGTGGTAAAGAGAACCATTGAAG TGTCCAGTCCTGAGCGGAGTCCTGTCCAAAGCACGGCTGGGCCCTCCGTCCCTCGGTGGAGCACCGCTAGGCCTCATCCGTCCCCTGACCGCTCCAAACACCGCAGTGTTACTGGCTCACCTCTGTGCACCCGTTTGGCCGTTTCCCCTTCTCCacctgaagccatctgtttATCCCGCCTCTCCTCCACTCCGTCTCTTGTGGTGCTTACCTCAAACCCAGAGCCCAGCATGGACTCCAGCAGCTTCTGGAAAAGCTGCAACGCGGCAGGATGCACACATGCCATCTTCGCTGATTTCATTAATGAGATGAAGGACATCTCCGGCAGAATTCAGTCAGACCGGGCCAGcaaggagg aTTACAATCTTGCACTAAGAGTGATAGAGGCCTCTGGGAAACTGGGAGACCTTGTGTCCAAGCAGCAGAAAG AGCTACAAAGGAAACAAGTGGAGCtacaaaaagcagcagcagcgatgAGGGACGTCATTTCAGCTCTGAGGAGATGA